In the genome of Paenibacillus pabuli, one region contains:
- a CDS encoding DedA family protein: MDVIHNIVNQLFDWIQSLGYFGIMLGLMLEVIPSEIVLAYGGFLVSQGHINFFGAMIFGTVGGVIAQLFIYWIGRYGGRPVLERYGKYILIQKKHIDHSEEWFRKYGTGVIFTARFVPVVRHAISIPAGISKMHTGRFILLTTLAVIPWSALFIYLGMILGDQWQHINEKAAPYIMPILLVALALMIVYVLIKWMNARKKKGSV; encoded by the coding sequence ATGGACGTTATTCATAACATTGTCAATCAATTATTCGATTGGATTCAGAGTCTTGGATACTTTGGAATCATGCTCGGACTGATGCTCGAAGTTATTCCGAGTGAAATTGTACTGGCATATGGAGGTTTTCTCGTTTCACAAGGCCATATTAATTTTTTCGGTGCAATGATTTTCGGTACCGTGGGCGGTGTCATAGCCCAGCTATTTATTTACTGGATTGGCCGTTATGGCGGAAGACCTGTACTTGAGCGTTACGGAAAATACATACTGATCCAGAAAAAGCACATCGACCATTCCGAAGAGTGGTTCCGCAAGTATGGGACAGGTGTTATTTTCACGGCGCGTTTTGTTCCGGTCGTAAGACATGCCATATCGATTCCTGCCGGTATATCCAAAATGCATACGGGTCGATTTATTTTGCTGACAACCCTCGCTGTTATACCTTGGTCTGCATTGTTTATATATTTAGGGATGATACTTGGAGATCAATGGCAACATATCAACGAAAAGGCGGCACCTTATATTATGCCGATTCTGCTCGTTGCTCTGGCACTTATGATTGTTTATGTACTTATTAAATGGATGAATGCTCGTAAAAAGAAGGGAAGTGTCTAG
- a CDS encoding dehydrogenase, protein MSFKSAPGTPPVKHNTPGQKLPSARGIRRACSKELYRTSKKLKVYISPELMKQAEDLYFGKVIANLLWIGENRDNRKKLCEWWNTDVSAEIAALWGVEVEPLQGAFKQAFGGYRL, encoded by the coding sequence ATGTCATTCAAATCAGCACCCGGTACTCCCCCAGTAAAACATAACACCCCGGGCCAGAAACTGCCTTCTGCCCGAGGTATCCGAAGAGCATGCAGCAAAGAGCTGTACCGAACATCTAAAAAGCTAAAGGTATACATCTCCCCCGAGCTGATGAAGCAGGCAGAAGACTTGTATTTTGGAAAAGTGATCGCCAATCTGCTCTGGATCGGAGAAAATCGGGATAATCGCAAGAAGTTATGCGAGTGGTGGAATACGGATGTCAGCGCCGAAATTGCAGCTCTATGGGGTGTGGAGGTAGAACCGCTGCAAGGTGCCTTTAAGCAGGCGTTTGGTGGATATCGCCTTTAG
- a CDS encoding O-antigen ligase family protein, whose product MYALERLAAAARAMARPAVAGRLIAAALPLMPAQAALLLSESRGAWLATGCAAVAAFALQRRGARLPLLLATAAPLACAAWLYRQLAAAQLAPAPVPGLLALAGAWAAALLGTLLLCRLWHSGARARAAAHAATVLAGITAATVAVGSTADRMAAGVGTGLSRLQMWRDALKLWSEAAWLGHGGETWRSMFRAIQSSPYVGGEVHNGILDQALDTGLIGLMLIAGWFFFTLRTMWRHAPQLLPSVIVFVLHGAMDFDWSFAFLWMMFIWLAGWALSTPTLQHGTADLKRPCFFRPLNSWPPRIFTGLFIMLWLGGTAWLAGQHLAAEHQYRLAMSKVTGGDERKVLLTAAYKFNPNRPDIAISLSRTFPAEKAESILVQSLSFSPVSPQLYGELGRLAAQSGRGELAGNYFEQALALNRFDTSSQSQALYWMEQASRRERAAGYTARGRQTASAGVRIYKRYRKLAEEVAAGQERNDRRFELGEDALRYGNNLLLLAFGPFAPEVTRKSP is encoded by the coding sequence ATGTACGCATTGGAGCGGCTGGCTGCCGCCGCGCGCGCCATGGCCCGGCCCGCAGTGGCCGGGCGGCTCATCGCGGCAGCGCTGCCGCTCATGCCTGCGCAAGCCGCGCTCTTGCTGAGCGAGTCGCGCGGCGCTTGGCTGGCGACCGGCTGTGCCGCGGTCGCCGCCTTCGCTTTGCAGCGGCGCGGTGCCCGCCTGCCGCTGCTGCTGGCCACGGCCGCGCCTCTAGCGTGCGCGGCCTGGCTTTACCGCCAGCTGGCTGCTGCCCAGCTGGCGCCTGCACCCGTGCCCGGCCTGCTGGCACTGGCCGGGGCATGGGCAGCTGCGCTGCTCGGCACGCTGCTGCTGTGCCGTTTATGGCACAGCGGCGCTCGTGCGCGCGCCGCTGCCCATGCGGCCACAGTGCTGGCGGGAATCACCGCCGCCACTGTGGCCGTGGGCTCCACCGCCGACCGTATGGCGGCTGGTGTCGGGACAGGGCTGTCCCGCCTCCAGATGTGGCGGGACGCCCTGAAGCTTTGGTCCGAGGCCGCATGGCTGGGCCACGGGGGAGAGACATGGCGCAGCATGTTTCGCGCCATCCAATCCTCGCCTTATGTCGGAGGCGAGGTCCACAACGGCATCCTCGATCAGGCCCTTGATACAGGCCTGATCGGGTTGATGCTCATCGCCGGATGGTTCTTTTTCACCTTGCGAACGATGTGGAGGCATGCACCTCAGCTGCTGCCTTCAGTTATTGTTTTTGTCCTCCATGGCGCAATGGACTTTGACTGGAGCTTCGCCTTTCTATGGATGATGTTCATTTGGCTGGCGGGCTGGGCCCTCTCGACTCCGACTCTACAGCACGGCACGGCTGACCTCAAACGGCCCTGCTTTTTCCGTCCATTAAACTCGTGGCCTCCACGGATATTCACGGGGCTGTTCATCATGTTATGGCTTGGCGGCACAGCCTGGCTTGCTGGACAACATCTAGCGGCAGAACATCAATATCGTCTGGCAATGTCAAAAGTTACAGGAGGTGATGAACGCAAGGTGCTGCTTACTGCGGCGTACAAGTTCAACCCCAACAGGCCGGATATCGCCATCTCCCTGTCCCGTACGTTTCCAGCGGAAAAGGCTGAATCCATATTAGTGCAGAGCTTGTCCTTTTCCCCTGTTTCCCCCCAACTCTACGGAGAGCTGGGGCGGTTGGCCGCTCAATCGGGTAGAGGAGAGTTAGCTGGGAACTATTTTGAACAAGCCTTAGCCTTGAATCGTTTTGACACGTCCAGCCAGTCCCAGGCCTTGTATTGGATGGAACAGGCATCGCGGAGGGAACGGGCGGCAGGATATACTGCACGAGGAAGGCAGACGGCTTCTGCTGGAGTAAGGATATACAAACGTTATAGAAAACTGGCTGAAGAAGTGGCGGCAGGGCAGGAGAGAAATGATCGGCGTTTTGAGCTTGGAGAAGACGCGTTACGTTACGGGAATAATTTGCTCCTCCTTGCTTTTGGTCCATTTGCTCCAGAGGTGACCAGAAAGAGCCCCTGA
- a CDS encoding class I SAM-dependent methyltransferase → MYPVDSLRKLIQDIFEQNSLITATWSQLRRRDNVSYTKVQVKPVTLKNQLHYQFAFHYTNKVLHENLTPAEAVERMTLLCEETFRQGLLCTTDADYQILISKKYKVSILTKSASKTAVDLSHNRKKQYVLEDGVPVSFLVELGIMSEEGRVLARKYDKFRQINRFLEMVQDVIPHLPEGRPLTIVDFGCGKSYLTFALYHYLSVQQRRSLKIIGLDLKADVIEHCNDLANKLHYGDLKFLVGDIADYDELNEVDMVVTLHACDTATDAALEKAVRWGASVILSVPCCQHELFDQIESTVMNPLLSHGILKERFSALATDAIRAKLLDLMGYKTQLLEFIDMEHTPKNILIRAVRGQAGQKADMWNEYTAFRDFIQADPYLERACADLLPGGSKLKEAAANHGADASEENSGGAIKDVTQDPSQCNHC, encoded by the coding sequence ATGTACCCCGTGGATTCATTGCGAAAGCTTATACAAGACATCTTTGAACAGAATTCGCTAATTACAGCGACCTGGAGCCAGCTGCGCAGACGGGACAATGTCTCGTATACCAAAGTGCAAGTCAAGCCGGTAACGCTCAAGAATCAGCTGCATTATCAATTCGCATTTCATTATACCAACAAAGTGCTGCACGAGAATTTGACTCCGGCAGAAGCGGTAGAACGCATGACTTTGTTATGCGAAGAGACGTTTCGTCAAGGACTGCTCTGTACGACAGACGCAGACTATCAAATTTTGATCAGCAAAAAATATAAAGTGTCCATCTTGACCAAGTCTGCTTCCAAGACTGCTGTGGACCTCTCGCATAATCGTAAAAAGCAATATGTGCTGGAGGATGGGGTTCCCGTTTCATTCCTGGTCGAGTTGGGCATTATGAGCGAGGAAGGCCGAGTTTTGGCACGCAAGTATGATAAGTTTAGACAGATCAACCGTTTCCTCGAAATGGTACAGGATGTCATCCCGCATCTGCCGGAGGGGCGTCCACTGACCATTGTTGATTTTGGTTGCGGGAAGTCTTATTTGACTTTTGCTTTATATCATTATTTGTCCGTACAGCAGCGCAGATCGCTCAAAATTATTGGTTTGGACTTAAAAGCCGATGTTATTGAACACTGCAATGATCTGGCCAACAAACTGCATTACGGTGACCTGAAGTTCCTTGTTGGAGACATCGCTGACTATGACGAGCTGAATGAAGTTGATATGGTTGTGACGCTGCATGCCTGCGATACAGCTACCGATGCTGCTTTGGAGAAAGCCGTTCGTTGGGGCGCTTCCGTCATTCTATCTGTACCGTGCTGTCAGCACGAACTGTTTGACCAGATTGAATCCACGGTGATGAACCCGTTGTTGTCACACGGCATTCTGAAAGAACGCTTCTCCGCTTTGGCAACGGATGCCATTCGGGCCAAGCTGCTCGATCTGATGGGATACAAAACACAGCTGTTGGAATTTATCGATATGGAGCATACGCCGAAAAATATATTGATCCGAGCCGTACGCGGCCAGGCAGGCCAGAAGGCTGATATGTGGAACGAATATACGGCATTCCGTGATTTCATTCAGGCAGATCCTTATTTGGAGCGGGCCTGTGCAGATTTGCTCCCAGGTGGCAGCAAGCTAAAAGAAGCTGCGGCGAACCATGGAGCGGATGCGAGCGAAGAGAATTCGGGCGGGGCCATCAAAGATGTCACCCAGGATCCTAGCCAATGTAATCACTGTTGA
- a CDS encoding DUF6483 family protein → MFRKDYLLRMMEEMTEAIGKAFTLKQQRKHTEALSELDELLRRQFGLNLSLLNSLPAEDVIEMFRFRGIIEVDNLQQAARLIEEEAYIYREKAKVEGIDNHEKMESEDAALIRLMRSLHFYLYALNNGANPKLLEAPGRVEDILEQTKPYELPARTEKQLALYREQQGRYDQAENSWYRLLQVGDSHPVHYRGEVQAFYERLKQLEDEQLQQGGLPREEVEEGLAELNR, encoded by the coding sequence ATGTTCAGGAAAGATTATCTGCTCCGCATGATGGAGGAAATGACAGAAGCGATCGGTAAAGCATTTACACTCAAACAACAGCGGAAACACACGGAGGCTCTATCCGAGTTGGACGAGCTGCTGCGCAGACAGTTTGGCCTGAATTTATCGCTGCTGAACTCACTGCCCGCCGAAGATGTCATCGAGATGTTCCGCTTTCGTGGCATCATTGAAGTGGACAATCTGCAGCAAGCTGCAAGGCTGATCGAAGAAGAGGCGTACATTTATAGGGAGAAGGCCAAAGTTGAGGGCATAGATAACCATGAAAAAATGGAGTCAGAGGATGCAGCACTTATTCGTCTGATGAGATCACTTCATTTCTACCTGTACGCACTTAATAACGGGGCCAATCCGAAGCTGCTGGAGGCACCAGGCCGTGTGGAGGACATATTGGAGCAGACAAAACCATACGAACTTCCCGCACGAACGGAAAAACAGCTTGCCCTGTATCGTGAGCAGCAGGGGCGTTATGATCAGGCCGAGAATAGCTGGTACAGACTGCTGCAGGTAGGCGACAGCCATCCCGTTCATTATCGGGGTGAGGTACAGGCTTTTTATGAAAGATTAAAACAACTGGAAGATGAGCAACTGCAACAAGGGGGCTTGCCTCGTGAGGAAGTGGAAGAGGGGCTTGCCGAACTAAATCGTTAA
- a CDS encoding alpha/beta fold hydrolase — MEKVMCDGTTICYAEQGKGEALILLHGYCGSSSYWDEVVPELARSYRCIVPDLRGHGKTDAPVGNYTIDQMGNDVLQLMDELKVDKAVLLGHSMGGYIALSIAQRHPERLNAFGLIHSTAYPDSEEGKEKRLRAVSTIQTEGIVHFVDGLVPGLFAPEHVESLSTQVTRVKEIGYQTAPQGATGAALAMRERPDRRDVLSATPLPVLLVAGENDAVIPPERTFTSDKPHITQAVIPGAGHMSMYEAPEELIQVIKSFLAGLSK; from the coding sequence ATGGAAAAAGTGATGTGTGACGGAACGACGATTTGTTACGCCGAACAGGGTAAGGGAGAGGCACTCATTTTGCTCCACGGATACTGCGGCAGTTCATCCTACTGGGATGAAGTAGTGCCTGAGCTTGCACGCAGCTATCGTTGCATCGTACCCGATCTGCGTGGACATGGCAAAACGGACGCGCCTGTAGGTAATTATACCATTGATCAGATGGGCAATGACGTATTGCAATTAATGGACGAGCTAAAGGTGGACAAGGCTGTCCTGCTTGGTCACTCCATGGGCGGATATATCGCACTTTCTATCGCACAGCGCCATCCAGAACGATTGAATGCCTTTGGCTTGATTCATTCCACAGCGTATCCGGATAGTGAAGAAGGCAAGGAAAAACGCCTTCGCGCAGTATCTACCATTCAGACGGAAGGCATTGTTCATTTTGTAGATGGTCTGGTTCCCGGTTTGTTTGCACCAGAACATGTGGAATCGCTATCGACACAAGTGACACGTGTGAAGGAAATTGGTTACCAGACTGCGCCGCAAGGGGCAACCGGAGCTGCGTTAGCTATGCGTGAACGGCCGGATCGCCGTGATGTATTGTCCGCTACACCGCTTCCCGTCCTGCTGGTTGCCGGCGAGAACGATGCCGTCATTCCACCGGAACGTACATTTACAAGTGACAAGCCGCATATTACACAAGCCGTGATTCCTGGAGCAGGACATATGAGCATGTACGAAGCTCCGGAAGAATTAATTCAGGTCATTAAATCATTTTTGGCGGGATTATCGAAGTGA
- the yyaC gene encoding spore protease YyaC yields MAVYKRELVRHQSREARQNVQGEDLVLFFKRIYQLHSPDEITFVCIGTDRSTGDALGPLTGSLLQEAGVKHVVGTLASPCDADTLEKRLALVPSHHAIIAIDACLGPKQAAGTYYLAEHALIPAKSVGGKLPPVGHYSVAAVVNANGPRPYSILQMTSLHFVMGMSRTIAEAVVEAVKYR; encoded by the coding sequence TTGGCGGTATATAAGCGAGAATTGGTTCGTCATCAAAGTAGGGAAGCCCGCCAAAATGTGCAGGGAGAAGACTTGGTATTGTTTTTTAAGCGCATCTACCAACTTCATTCACCGGATGAAATCACCTTTGTCTGTATTGGGACGGACCGATCCACCGGAGATGCACTGGGCCCACTGACAGGCAGTCTGCTGCAGGAGGCCGGAGTGAAACACGTTGTAGGGACGTTGGCTTCTCCTTGTGATGCTGATACGCTGGAGAAGAGGCTGGCGCTTGTCCCGTCACATCATGCCATTATCGCTATAGATGCTTGTCTGGGTCCAAAACAGGCAGCAGGTACATACTATCTTGCGGAACATGCACTTATTCCGGCAAAATCGGTTGGCGGCAAGCTGCCACCGGTTGGTCACTACAGCGTGGCTGCTGTAGTGAATGCTAATGGACCGAGACCTTATTCCATTCTACAGATGACCTCACTTCATTTCGTTATGGGCATGTCCCGAACGATTGCAGAGGCAGTCGTCGAAGCAGTGAAATACAGATAA
- a CDS encoding DUF1128 domain-containing protein produces MDLTQASAANMEYMIEAIKTKLRMASGAAMQASAFPLDKYEDLFDLYEMVLGKEHLSISEVEAVASELGKLRKS; encoded by the coding sequence ATGGATTTAACACAAGCTAGCGCAGCCAACATGGAATATATGATTGAGGCGATCAAGACGAAGCTGCGGATGGCCAGTGGAGCTGCCATGCAGGCTTCGGCTTTCCCACTCGACAAGTACGAAGATTTGTTTGACCTGTATGAGATGGTTCTGGGCAAGGAACATCTGAGTATCTCTGAAGTGGAAGCAGTCGCTTCCGAATTGGGTAAACTCCGTAAATCCTAG
- a CDS encoding pirin family protein: MIKVVTSEERHTSDRGWIHSEFSFSFADYDDPSNAHFGCLLAHNDNTLMPQEGFKRHPHHDLEIVSYVISGTLKHTDSIGTEQLLEPGTVQVMSAGTGVEHSETNPSEDEPVRFLQMWFLPSQRMLKPSYTNRRVEDQEYLNRLCPIVSGQGGEGAEGALPISQDITCYLSRLESSEKLMYPQHKDRRTHLFLISGHIEIVCSDGNFNLKPGDAARIRKSCDLQITCTGSEAAEFVLVDLP, encoded by the coding sequence ATGATTAAAGTAGTGACATCGGAAGAAAGGCACACGTCGGATCGAGGTTGGATACACAGTGAATTCAGCTTTTCCTTTGCGGACTATGATGATCCAAGCAATGCCCATTTTGGTTGTCTTTTGGCTCATAATGACAACACACTGATGCCGCAGGAAGGCTTTAAGCGACATCCACATCATGACTTGGAGATTGTTAGTTATGTCATTTCAGGTACGTTGAAACATACGGACAGCATCGGAACAGAGCAATTGTTGGAACCGGGAACGGTTCAGGTCATGAGTGCGGGTACCGGGGTAGAGCATTCAGAGACTAATCCGTCCGAGGATGAACCGGTACGCTTCCTACAGATGTGGTTTTTGCCATCTCAGCGCATGCTGAAGCCCTCTTATACCAATCGTCGTGTGGAAGACCAGGAGTATCTGAACCGTCTTTGTCCGATTGTATCGGGGCAAGGGGGAGAAGGAGCTGAGGGAGCATTGCCTATTTCACAGGATATAACTTGCTATCTATCCCGCTTGGAATCCAGTGAAAAATTAATGTACCCTCAACATAAAGACAGGCGTACACATCTCTTCCTGATTAGTGGCCATATTGAGATTGTATGTTCAGATGGCAACTTCAATCTCAAACCGGGTGATGCTGCACGAATCCGCAAAAGCTGTGATCTGCAAATTACATGTACAGGCAGCGAGGCTGCCGAATTTGTACTAGTGGATTTGCCTTGA
- a CDS encoding asparaginase, whose amino-acid sequence MESALLIKEYRAGVMECAHYGHISITDENGNVVYSAGDPHFRAFTRSSAKPFQAIPGIRAGIAGHYGLTAQEIAIMASSHRSEPMHIQVLEQLESKIGLGEECLICAPSYPLNEESRNQWLRAQGEKRRILHNCSGKHLGILAYTQMKQADLGSYAEPEHPVQREILETLAYMAGIEQQEIELGTDGCGFPVFSLPLSALSNAYLKLACPDLIEDLTTRSAVETITGAMNEYPLMVGGTQRVDSVLLEDSNIVAKGGFKGVFGFALKKERLGITFKVLDGSEEEWAFIAQAILEQIGYGNRKTIERLAEVYPPDIRNDAGKVVGRADTEFKLYSPEESV is encoded by the coding sequence ATGGAGAGTGCCCTGTTAATTAAAGAATACCGTGCGGGCGTTATGGAATGCGCCCATTACGGACACATAAGCATTACGGATGAGAACGGAAATGTTGTATATTCAGCCGGCGACCCTCATTTTAGAGCGTTTACCCGTTCATCCGCTAAGCCTTTCCAGGCAATTCCGGGGATTCGTGCCGGTATTGCCGGACATTATGGTCTGACTGCTCAGGAGATTGCCATCATGGCTTCCTCGCACCGATCGGAACCGATGCATATTCAGGTGCTGGAGCAGTTGGAAAGCAAAATAGGATTGGGCGAAGAGTGCCTGATTTGCGCACCGAGTTATCCCCTAAATGAAGAAAGCAGGAATCAATGGCTGCGTGCCCAAGGAGAGAAGCGTCGTATCCTGCACAATTGTTCTGGTAAACATCTGGGCATTCTCGCATACACTCAGATGAAGCAGGCAGATTTGGGCAGTTATGCAGAGCCAGAACATCCGGTACAGCGTGAAATTCTGGAGACCTTGGCCTATATGGCAGGGATTGAACAGCAAGAGATTGAACTTGGGACGGATGGCTGCGGCTTTCCGGTATTTTCGTTGCCGTTGTCGGCATTATCGAACGCGTATCTGAAACTGGCTTGCCCGGATCTGATTGAGGACCTAACTACCCGCTCTGCGGTAGAGACGATTACTGGAGCCATGAACGAATATCCGTTAATGGTAGGAGGAACGCAGCGCGTGGACTCTGTACTGCTTGAAGACAGCAACATTGTAGCCAAGGGCGGTTTCAAGGGTGTATTTGGTTTCGCCCTGAAAAAGGAACGCCTTGGAATTACGTTTAAAGTGCTTGATGGTTCGGAAGAAGAATGGGCCTTTATCGCCCAAGCCATTCTGGAGCAGATTGGGTATGGCAATCGGAAAACCATCGAACGACTGGCAGAAGTATATCCACCAGACATTCGGAACGATGCCGGTAAAGTCGTAGGACGGGCAGACACTGAATTCAAGCTTTATTCACCTGAAGAAAGTGTATAA
- a CDS encoding phosphatase PAP2 family protein, whose protein sequence is MLRKKYSPTSGLARKTSVRPLVNWAGVGMIASASVVFLLAFLGALLGNDAILSLDDRVQQLFYLNTDSRLHLLPFISFITALGSFRLSALAAIGFSILFVWQSRPRFLIYGYALLSSFAMMWILNTLLKELFRRSRPELEHLLVVHGYSFPSGHAMISMGFYGMLFAIWAIERHQRESGIALPVLCGITFIFLVGLSRIMLGVHFPTDVFTGFAAGLAWILCMNKGIQRAV, encoded by the coding sequence ATGCTGCGCAAAAAGTATTCACCCACTTCCGGGTTAGCCCGCAAAACTTCGGTACGTCCATTAGTCAATTGGGCTGGTGTTGGAATGATAGCCAGCGCTTCGGTCGTCTTCTTGCTGGCGTTTCTGGGGGCGTTGCTCGGTAACGATGCAATCCTTTCATTGGATGACCGGGTCCAGCAGTTGTTTTATCTGAACACGGATTCACGTCTTCATCTGCTGCCCTTCATTTCATTCATCACTGCGCTCGGTTCTTTCAGACTTTCTGCCTTGGCAGCTATCGGTTTCTCTATTCTATTCGTGTGGCAGAGCCGTCCCCGTTTCCTCATATATGGATATGCTTTACTCAGCAGTTTTGCCATGATGTGGATTCTGAACACCTTATTGAAAGAACTTTTCAGACGCAGCAGACCTGAGTTGGAACATCTGCTGGTTGTTCATGGATACAGTTTCCCAAGTGGTCATGCGATGATTTCGATGGGGTTTTATGGCATGCTCTTTGCCATCTGGGCGATTGAACGACATCAACGTGAGTCCGGCATCGCTCTGCCTGTCCTTTGCGGAATCACTTTTATATTCTTGGTCGGTCTTAGCCGTATCATGCTGGGTGTCCATTTTCCTACCGATGTTTTCACCGGATTTGCTGCCGGACTGGCTTGGATCCTTTGTATGAATAAAGGGATTCAACGTGCCGTCTGA
- a CDS encoding GlsB/YeaQ/YmgE family stress response membrane protein yields the protein MWGIIISIVMAVIIGVIGDALAGHNMPGGIIGAMVAGFAGAWLGALLLGNWGPVIGNFAVIPAIIGTAVFVFLLGLVSRLFRQAA from the coding sequence ATGTGGGGTATCATTATCAGCATTGTTATGGCAGTCATCATCGGTGTAATCGGTGATGCACTTGCTGGTCATAACATGCCTGGAGGAATCATCGGTGCAATGGTTGCTGGATTTGCCGGAGCCTGGCTGGGAGCACTGTTGCTTGGTAACTGGGGACCAGTCATCGGTAACTTTGCCGTAATTCCTGCCATCATCGGAACAGCAGTCTTTGTCTTTTTGCTGGGGCTTGTGTCCAGACTGTTCAGACAGGCTGCCTGA
- a CDS encoding YtxH domain-containing protein, with amino-acid sequence MNKAEEQYPVQSGSNFAKGIFIGGLLGAAAALLFAPKPGRELRGDLSEKVGIVTDRTKEVAAVVGDKASELAKTVSSKTSDIAKTVNQGRNDIMDSVKKASADVANEASKASEEVAAASVEAKEDTRKELNSTSL; translated from the coding sequence ATGAATAAAGCAGAAGAACAATATCCTGTACAAAGCGGTTCCAATTTCGCCAAAGGCATTTTCATCGGAGGTTTGCTGGGTGCTGCAGCAGCGCTGCTCTTTGCCCCTAAACCAGGACGCGAATTGCGTGGCGATCTTTCCGAGAAAGTGGGAATCGTTACAGATCGCACAAAAGAGGTTGCAGCAGTTGTCGGTGATAAAGCTTCCGAACTGGCTAAAACGGTCTCTTCCAAAACTTCTGATATTGCAAAAACGGTAAACCAAGGTCGTAATGACATTATGGACTCCGTGAAAAAGGCTTCCGCTGATGTGGCGAATGAAGCATCCAAAGCATCGGAAGAAGTGGCTGCCGCTTCTGTAGAAGCGAAGGAAGATACACGTAAAGAATTGAACTCGACCAGCCTGTAA
- a CDS encoding DUF5665 domain-containing protein yields MSKVTMNGNTPITGGKPAQQYDTSEHPFELRHEVKRLNTRLDQIADSLEKSQIKDIIENYSSPKKRIITNFTAGMARGLGLTVGTFVVLGLLAFILSQFVNMPIVGQYIADLLGYIEDYKK; encoded by the coding sequence ATGAGTAAAGTCACAATGAACGGCAATACACCCATTACCGGAGGAAAACCCGCACAACAGTATGATACCAGTGAACATCCTTTTGAATTACGTCATGAGGTCAAACGTCTGAACACACGACTCGATCAGATTGCAGACAGCCTGGAAAAATCTCAAATCAAGGATATTATTGAAAACTACAGCAGTCCCAAAAAACGCATCATTACCAACTTCACCGCAGGTATGGCACGTGGTTTGGGTTTGACGGTGGGAACCTTCGTCGTTCTTGGTCTGCTCGCCTTTATTCTCAGTCAGTTCGTGAACATGCCCATTGTAGGGCAATATATTGCTGACTTATTAGGGTACATTGAAGATTATAAAAAATAA